The Panthera leo isolate Ple1 chromosome C2, P.leo_Ple1_pat1.1, whole genome shotgun sequence genome window below encodes:
- the LOC122230070 gene encoding LOW QUALITY PROTEIN: P2Y purinoceptor 3-like (The sequence of the model RefSeq protein was modified relative to this genomic sequence to represent the inferred CDS: inserted 2 bases in 1 codon; deleted 2 bases in 1 codon; substituted 1 base at 1 genomic stop codon), with product MMLCCPFSFLPGEAQAGAVMVPEGASQEMEMLDTNASKEQRFCKFSEDYKQIYLSLTYSIILVLGLPLNVMVLWLSCRQSKRWSCATIYLVNLMVADLLYVLTLPFLIITYSLGDRWPFGELLCKLVRFLFYTNLYGSILLLTCISVHRFLGVCHPLRSLPYRTRWHAFLGTATTWALVVLQLLPTLFFSQTDYIDGQMVCYDMTSPENFDRFFTYGMVLTLSGFLSFFGHLGVLLADGEETDQARRDPHEDRQCSPDQVHPDHLAGVWPLHRLLCALPHHTLPLPHTPLPIFRGLPALDGGQLGLXAMETTGEHEQLPQPNPVLSISXGNNGVRLFQELRHNKVGEHPAGAKGERPRVLTR from the exons ATGATGCTATGCtgcccattttctttcctcccagggGAAGCACAAGCAGGAGCAGTTATGGTCCCAGAGGGAGCTTCCCAGGAGATGGAGATGCTGGATACTAATGCCTCAAAGGAACAGAGATTCTGCAAGTTCTCGGAGGACTACAAGCAAATCTACCTCTCCCTGACCTACAGTATCATCCTTGTGCTAGGGCTGCCCCTGAATGTCATGGTCTTGTGGCTCTCCTGCCGTCAAAGCAAGCGCTGGAGCTGTGCCACCATCTATCTGGTGAACCTGATGGTAGCTGACCTGCTTTATGTGCTGACGCTACCCTTTCTCATCATCACCTACTCACTGGGTGACAGGTGGCCCTTCGGGGAGCTGCTGTGCAAGCTGGTGCGCTTCCTGTTCTACACCAACCTCTATGGCAGCATCCTGCTACTGACCTGCATCTCTGTGCACCGCTTCCTGGGCGTGTGCCACCCCCTGCGTTCACTGCCCTACCGGACCCGCTGGCATGCCTTCCTGGGCACTGCCACCACCTGGGCCCTGGTGGTCCTCCAGCTACTGCCCACACTGTTCTTCTCCCAAACAGACTACATCGACGGCCAGATGGTCTGCTACGACATGACAAGCCCTGAAAATTTTGATCGGTTTTTCACCTATGGCATGGTTCTAACGTTGTCTggcttt ctttccttctttggtCATCTTGGTGTGCTACTCGCTGATGGTGAAGAGACTGATCAAGCCAGGAGAGACCCTCATGAGGACAGGCAATGCAGCCCGGACCAAGTCCATCCGGACCATCTTGCTGGTGTGTGGCCTCTTCACCGTCTGCTTTGTGCCCTTCCACATCACACGCTCCCTCTACCTCACACTCCGCTTCCTATCTTCAGAGGACTGCCAGCTCTTGATGGTGGCCAGCTTGGCCTATAAGCTATGGAGACCACTGGTGAGCATGAGCAGCTGCCTCAACCCAATCCTGTACTTTCTATCAG GGGGAACAATGGAGTCAGGCTCTTTCAGGAACTCAGGCATAACAAGGTGGGTGAGCACCCAGCTGGAGCCAAGGGAGAGAGACCCAGGGTACTGACAAGATGA
- the MFSD1 gene encoding major facilitator superfamily domain-containing protein 1 isoform X1 produces MGEDDEEARALLEGSPSEAGRGASAVPAVPRALPALCDPSRLAHRLLVLLLMCFLGFGSYFCYDNPAALQTQVKRDMQVNTTKFMLLYAWYSWPNVVLCFFGGFLIDRVFGIRWGTIIFSCFVCIGQVVFALGGIFNAFWLMEFGRFVFGIGGESLAVAQNTYAVSWFKGKELNLVFGLQLSMARIGSTVNMNLMGWLYSKVEASLGSAGHTTLGVTLLIGGITCVLSLICALVLAYLDQRAERILHKEQGKTGEVIKLTDVKDFSLPLWLIFIICVCYYVAVFPFIGLGKVFFTEKFGFSPQAASAVNSIVYVISAPMSPIFGLLVDKTGKNIIWVLCAVVTTLAAHILLAFTLWNPWIAMCLLGISYSLLACALWPMVAFVVPEHQLGTAYGFMQSIQNLGLAIISIIAGMILDTRGYLFLEVFFIACVSLSLLSVVLLYVVNSARGGNLNYSARQREEVKLSHAE; encoded by the exons ATGGGAGAGGACGATGAGGAAGCGCGGGCGCTGCTGGAAGGCAGCCCCAGTGAGGCTGGCAGAGGTGCCTCGGCCGTCCCCGCTGTCCCCCGGGCGCTGCCGGCCCTTTGCGACCCCAGTCGCCTGGCGCACCGGCTTTTGGTGCTGTTGCTGATGTGCTTCCTAGGCTTCG GCAGCTATTTTTGCTATGATAATCCTGCTGCTCTTCAGACTCAAGTCAAACGG gATATGCAGGTGAATACCACGAAATTCATGCTGCTGTATGCCTGGTATTCTTGGCCCAatgtagttttgtgtttttttggtggCTTTTTGATAGACCGAGTATTTGGAATACG ATGGGGCACCATTATTTTTAGCTGCTTTGTTTGCATTGGACAG GTAGTTTTTGCTCTGGGTGGAATATTTAATGCTTTTTGGCTGATGGAATTTGGAAGGTTTGTGTTTGG gATTGGTGGGGAGTCCTTAGCAGTTGCCCAAAATACATATGCTGTGAGTTGGTTTAAAGGCAAAGAATTAAACTTGGTGTTTGGACTCCAACTTAGCATGGCTAGAATT ggAAGTACAGTAAACATGAACCTCATGGGATGGCTGTATTCTAAGGTTGAAGCTTCGTTGGGTTCTGCTGGTCACACAACCCTTGGGGTCACACTTCTGATTG GAGGTATAACATGTGTTCTTTCACTAATCTGTGCCTTGGTTCTCGCTTACTTGGATCAGAGAGCAGAACGAATCCTTcataaagaacaaggaaaaacAG GTGAAGTTATTAAGTTAACTGATGTAAAGGACTTCTCCTTACCCCTGTGGCTGATATTTATCATCTGTGTCTGCTATTACGTGGCAGTCTTCCCTTTCATTGGACTTGGGAA agttttctttaCAGAGAAATTTGGATTTTCTCCCCAGGCAGCAAGTGCTGTTAACAG TATTGTGTATGTCATATCAGCTCCGATGTCCCCAATATTTGGGCTACTGGTGGATAAAACAGGGAAGAACATCATCTGGGTTTTGTGTGCAGTGGTTACCACTCTTGCTGCCCACATCTTGCTGGCCTTCACACTGTGGAATCCTTGGATTGCTATG TGTCTCCTGGGAATCTCCTATTCGTTACTTGCCTGTGCATTGTGGCCAATGGTGGCGTTTGTAGTTCCTGAACATCAGCTAGGAACCGCATATGGCTT CATGCAGTCCATTCAGAATCTTGGGTTGGCGATCATTTCCATTATTGCTGGCATGATATTGGATACTCGGGGatatttgtttttagaagtttTCTTCATTGCCTGTGTTTCTT TGTCACTTTTATCTGTGGTCTTACTCTATGTGGTGAATAGTGCTCGAG GGGGGAACCTAAATTATTCTGCAAGacaaagggaagaagtaaaactttctcaTGCTGA atga
- the MFSD1 gene encoding major facilitator superfamily domain-containing protein 1 isoform X2 — MGEDDEEARALLEGSPSEAGRGASAVPAVPRALPALCDPSRLAHRLLVLLLMCFLGFGSYFCYDNPAALQTQVKRDMQVNTTKFMLLYAWYSWPNVVLCFFGGFLIDRVFGIRWGTIIFSCFVCIGQVVFALGGIFNAFWLMEFGRFVFGIGGESLAVAQNTYAVSWFKGKELNLVFGLQLSMARIGSTVNMNLMGWLYSKVEASLGSAGHTTLGVTLLIGGITCVLSLICALVLAYLDQRAERILHKEQGKTGEVIKLTDVKDFSLPLWLIFIICVCYYVAVFPFIGLGKVFFTEKFGFSPQAASAVNSIVYVISAPMSPIFGLLVDKTGKNIIWVLCAVVTTLAAHILLAFTLWNPWIAMCLLGISYSLLACALWPMVAFVVPEHQLGTAYGFMQSIQNLGLAIISIIAGMILDTRGYLFLEVFFIACVSLSLLSVVLLYVVNSARGGNLNYSARQREEVKLSHAE; from the exons ATGGGAGAGGACGATGAGGAAGCGCGGGCGCTGCTGGAAGGCAGCCCCAGTGAGGCTGGCAGAGGTGCCTCGGCCGTCCCCGCTGTCCCCCGGGCGCTGCCGGCCCTTTGCGACCCCAGTCGCCTGGCGCACCGGCTTTTGGTGCTGTTGCTGATGTGCTTCCTAGGCTTCG GCAGCTATTTTTGCTATGATAATCCTGCTGCTCTTCAGACTCAAGTCAAACGG gATATGCAGGTGAATACCACGAAATTCATGCTGCTGTATGCCTGGTATTCTTGGCCCAatgtagttttgtgtttttttggtggCTTTTTGATAGACCGAGTATTTGGAATACG ATGGGGCACCATTATTTTTAGCTGCTTTGTTTGCATTGGACAG GTAGTTTTTGCTCTGGGTGGAATATTTAATGCTTTTTGGCTGATGGAATTTGGAAGGTTTGTGTTTGG gATTGGTGGGGAGTCCTTAGCAGTTGCCCAAAATACATATGCTGTGAGTTGGTTTAAAGGCAAAGAATTAAACTTGGTGTTTGGACTCCAACTTAGCATGGCTAGAATT ggAAGTACAGTAAACATGAACCTCATGGGATGGCTGTATTCTAAGGTTGAAGCTTCGTTGGGTTCTGCTGGTCACACAACCCTTGGGGTCACACTTCTGATTG GAGGTATAACATGTGTTCTTTCACTAATCTGTGCCTTGGTTCTCGCTTACTTGGATCAGAGAGCAGAACGAATCCTTcataaagaacaaggaaaaacAG GTGAAGTTATTAAGTTAACTGATGTAAAGGACTTCTCCTTACCCCTGTGGCTGATATTTATCATCTGTGTCTGCTATTACGTGGCAGTCTTCCCTTTCATTGGACTTGGGAA agttttctttaCAGAGAAATTTGGATTTTCTCCCCAGGCAGCAAGTGCTGTTAACAG TATTGTGTATGTCATATCAGCTCCGATGTCCCCAATATTTGGGCTACTGGTGGATAAAACAGGGAAGAACATCATCTGGGTTTTGTGTGCAGTGGTTACCACTCTTGCTGCCCACATCTTGCTGGCCTTCACACTGTGGAATCCTTGGATTGCTATG TGTCTCCTGGGAATCTCCTATTCGTTACTTGCCTGTGCATTGTGGCCAATGGTGGCGTTTGTAGTTCCTGAACATCAGCTAGGAACCGCATATGGCTT CATGCAGTCCATTCAGAATCTTGGGTTGGCGATCATTTCCATTATTGCTGGCATGATATTGGATACTCGGGGatatttgtttttagaagtttTCTTCATTGCCTGTGTTTCTT TGTCACTTTTATCTGTGGTCTTACTCTATGTGGTGAATAGTGCTCGAG GGGGGAACCTAAATTATTCTGCAAGacaaagggaagaagtaaaactttctcaTGCTGAGTaa